The following proteins come from a genomic window of Musa acuminata AAA Group cultivar baxijiao chromosome BXJ1-7, Cavendish_Baxijiao_AAA, whole genome shotgun sequence:
- the LOC135678426 gene encoding protein phosphatase 2C 70-like isoform X2 produces MGMLTMTTATNATNPTTVSSMRSEMAASLAGVFILMFLFLLLLFILVCRPWRFFLSPSTSVSSPRLPASAVKADNLVRPLLSDNVDGNSGQSYDMPEIFLEASRIQINENTTWSKKQGLVSKEQVQSADFCASQSDSLVLDVSYDASQDIEVGHTLKRSVTSSWPIDDKKHIREDSNFDIRIINEKPRSPVSSFTDKKILRSSLTLEVIAGPSRGLCCSRESASTSVLPLTLGRVSPSDLLLKDSEVSGKHANINWNVNSLKWELVDMGSLNGTYLNSLAIHHPDYGSRNWSEPVQLADEDIITLGTSSKISVKLSQYFEHHIPCGVGMVCDPMSARRGGKVLPMEDISFCQCPLPGVEQFGIFGICDGHGGAGAAKAASQMLPDNVASILSRPERRSNVLSLCDASDILRDAYARTEADMSHEYEGCTATLLLIWFDNNRKLFAQCANLGDSACVMNVNGKLIPMTEDHRVTSTTERARFAKLGKPLKESETRLCGLNISRMLGDKFLKEQDDHFSSEPYISQVVAIENSCTAFALMASDGLWDVISMKKAVQFVLQMKQKSNNDDQNSADMIANNVLSEARTLRTKDNTSIIFLDFDALRTDSCITKA; encoded by the exons ATGGGAATGCTGACGATGACCACCGCTACCAACGCCACTAACCCGACCACCGTGTCGTCGATGAGGTCGGAGATGGCAGCGAGCCTCGCAGGCGTCTTCATCCTCatgttcctcttcctcctcctccttttcatcTTGGTCTGCCGCCCCTGGCGCTTCTTCCTGTCTCCCTCCACCTCGGTATCCTCCCCCCGTCTCCCTGCGTCTGCCGTCAAG GCTGATAATCTTGTGAGACCTCTTCTTTCTGATAATGTGGATGGTAACTCTGGTCAAAGCTATGATATGCCTGAAATTTTTCTTGAGGCTTCACGAATTCAAATTAATGAAAATACCACTTGGTCAAAAAAGCAGGGACTTGTTAGTAAAGAGCAGGTCCAATCAGCCGATTTTTGTGCTTCACaaa GCGATAGTTTGGTACTGGATGTTTCTTACGATGCTTCTCAAGATATTGAAGTTGGTCATACACTTAAGCGTTCGGTGACATCAAGCTGGCCAATTGATGACAAAAAACATATCAGAGAGGATTCTAATTTTGATATTAGAATCATTAATGAGAAGCCTAGAAGTCCAGTTTCTTCTTTCACTGATAAAAAAATTCTGC GAAGCAGCTTGACCTTGGAAGTCATAGCTGGTCCTTCTCGTGGGCTTTGTTGCTCCAGGGAGTCAGCAAGCACTTCTGTGCTTCCCCTAACACTTGGAAGGGTTTCTCCAAGTGATTTACTGTTAAAGGATTCAGAGGTTTCAGGGAAACATGCAAATATAAATTGGAATGTGAAC AGTCTAAAATGGGAACTGGTGGACATGGGTAGCTTGAACGGAACATATTTGAACTCTTTGGCAATTCACCACCCAGATTATGGATCTAGAAATTGGAGTGAGCCTGTTCAGCTTGCAGATGAAGATATTATCACCCTTGGCACTTCTTCTAAAATTTCT GTTAAGCTTTCACAATATTTTGAACATCATATACCTTGTGGAGTTGGTATGGTTTGTGATCCAATGTCTGCACGTCGAGGAGGAAAAGTGCTTCCAATGGAAGATATAAGTTTCTGCCAGTGTCCCCTTCCTGGTGTTGAACAG TTTGGCATTTTTGGTATTTGTGATGGGCATGGTGGAGCTGGAGCTGCCAAAGCTGCAAGCCA GATGCTACCTGACAATGTGGCTTCTATTTTATCTCGTCCTGAAAGGAGATCAAATGTTTTATCCCTTTGTGATGCTTCAGATATTCTGCGAGATGCTTATGCTCGGACTGAAGCTGACATGAGTCATGAGTACGAG GGTTGTACTGCAACGCTTCTTTTGATTTGGTTTGACAATAATAGAAAACTCTTCGCACAGTGCGCAAACTTGGGTGATTCAGCTTGTGTTATGAA TGTTAATGGAAAGCTTATCCCTATGACAGAGGATCATAGGGTAACTAGTACAACTGAACGTGCTCGCTTTGCCAAATTAGGAAAACCATTAAAAGAAAGTGAAACACGCCTTTGTG GATTAAACATCAGCCGAATGCTTGGTGACAAGTTTCTGAAAGAACAAGATGACCACTTCAGTTCAGAGCCGTACATAAGCCAGGTTGTGGCAATTGAGAATTCATGCACAGCATTTGCTTTGATGGCAAG tgaTGGACTGTGGGATGTTATCAGCATGAAAAAGGCAGTGCAGTTTGTCCTTCAG ATGAAACAGAAAAGCAATAATGATGATCAAAACTCGGCAGATATGATAGCAAACAATGTGTTGAGTGAAGCTAGAACCTTAAGAACAAAGGATAACACATCTAttatcttcttagattttgatgcttTGAGAACAGATTCTTGTATTACGAAAGCATGA
- the LOC135678426 gene encoding protein phosphatase 2C 70-like isoform X3, with product MGMLTMTTATNATNPTTVSSMRSEMAASLAGVFILMFLFLLLLFILVCRPWRFFLSPSTSVSSPRLPASAVKADNLVRPLLSDNVDGNSGQSYDMPEIFLEASRIQINENTTWSKKQGLVSKEQVQSADFCASQNFVITGDSLVLDVSYDASQDIEVGHTLKRSVTSSWPIDDKKHIREDSNFDIRIINEKPRRSSLTLEVIAGPSRGLCCSRESASTSVLPLTLGRVSPSDLLLKDSEVSGKHANINWNVNSLKWELVDMGSLNGTYLNSLAIHHPDYGSRNWSEPVQLADEDIITLGTSSKISVKLSQYFEHHIPCGVGMVCDPMSARRGGKVLPMEDISFCQCPLPGVEQFGIFGICDGHGGAGAAKAASQMLPDNVASILSRPERRSNVLSLCDASDILRDAYARTEADMSHEYEGCTATLLLIWFDNNRKLFAQCANLGDSACVMNVNGKLIPMTEDHRVTSTTERARFAKLGKPLKESETRLCGLNISRMLGDKFLKEQDDHFSSEPYISQVVAIENSCTAFALMASDGLWDVISMKKAVQFVLQMKQKSNNDDQNSADMIANNVLSEARTLRTKDNTSIIFLDFDALRTDSCITKA from the exons ATGGGAATGCTGACGATGACCACCGCTACCAACGCCACTAACCCGACCACCGTGTCGTCGATGAGGTCGGAGATGGCAGCGAGCCTCGCAGGCGTCTTCATCCTCatgttcctcttcctcctcctccttttcatcTTGGTCTGCCGCCCCTGGCGCTTCTTCCTGTCTCCCTCCACCTCGGTATCCTCCCCCCGTCTCCCTGCGTCTGCCGTCAAG GCTGATAATCTTGTGAGACCTCTTCTTTCTGATAATGTGGATGGTAACTCTGGTCAAAGCTATGATATGCCTGAAATTTTTCTTGAGGCTTCACGAATTCAAATTAATGAAAATACCACTTGGTCAAAAAAGCAGGGACTTGTTAGTAAAGAGCAGGTCCAATCAGCCGATTTTTGTGCTTCACaaa ATTTTGTCATTACAGGCGATAGTTTGGTACTGGATGTTTCTTACGATGCTTCTCAAGATATTGAAGTTGGTCATACACTTAAGCGTTCGGTGACATCAAGCTGGCCAATTGATGACAAAAAACATATCAGAGAGGATTCTAATTTTGATATTAGAATCATTAATGAGAAGCCTAGAA GAAGCAGCTTGACCTTGGAAGTCATAGCTGGTCCTTCTCGTGGGCTTTGTTGCTCCAGGGAGTCAGCAAGCACTTCTGTGCTTCCCCTAACACTTGGAAGGGTTTCTCCAAGTGATTTACTGTTAAAGGATTCAGAGGTTTCAGGGAAACATGCAAATATAAATTGGAATGTGAAC AGTCTAAAATGGGAACTGGTGGACATGGGTAGCTTGAACGGAACATATTTGAACTCTTTGGCAATTCACCACCCAGATTATGGATCTAGAAATTGGAGTGAGCCTGTTCAGCTTGCAGATGAAGATATTATCACCCTTGGCACTTCTTCTAAAATTTCT GTTAAGCTTTCACAATATTTTGAACATCATATACCTTGTGGAGTTGGTATGGTTTGTGATCCAATGTCTGCACGTCGAGGAGGAAAAGTGCTTCCAATGGAAGATATAAGTTTCTGCCAGTGTCCCCTTCCTGGTGTTGAACAG TTTGGCATTTTTGGTATTTGTGATGGGCATGGTGGAGCTGGAGCTGCCAAAGCTGCAAGCCA GATGCTACCTGACAATGTGGCTTCTATTTTATCTCGTCCTGAAAGGAGATCAAATGTTTTATCCCTTTGTGATGCTTCAGATATTCTGCGAGATGCTTATGCTCGGACTGAAGCTGACATGAGTCATGAGTACGAG GGTTGTACTGCAACGCTTCTTTTGATTTGGTTTGACAATAATAGAAAACTCTTCGCACAGTGCGCAAACTTGGGTGATTCAGCTTGTGTTATGAA TGTTAATGGAAAGCTTATCCCTATGACAGAGGATCATAGGGTAACTAGTACAACTGAACGTGCTCGCTTTGCCAAATTAGGAAAACCATTAAAAGAAAGTGAAACACGCCTTTGTG GATTAAACATCAGCCGAATGCTTGGTGACAAGTTTCTGAAAGAACAAGATGACCACTTCAGTTCAGAGCCGTACATAAGCCAGGTTGTGGCAATTGAGAATTCATGCACAGCATTTGCTTTGATGGCAAG tgaTGGACTGTGGGATGTTATCAGCATGAAAAAGGCAGTGCAGTTTGTCCTTCAG ATGAAACAGAAAAGCAATAATGATGATCAAAACTCGGCAGATATGATAGCAAACAATGTGTTGAGTGAAGCTAGAACCTTAAGAACAAAGGATAACACATCTAttatcttcttagattttgatgcttTGAGAACAGATTCTTGTATTACGAAAGCATGA
- the LOC135678426 gene encoding protein phosphatase 2C 70-like isoform X1, with translation MGMLTMTTATNATNPTTVSSMRSEMAASLAGVFILMFLFLLLLFILVCRPWRFFLSPSTSVSSPRLPASAVKADNLVRPLLSDNVDGNSGQSYDMPEIFLEASRIQINENTTWSKKQGLVSKEQVQSADFCASQNFVITGDSLVLDVSYDASQDIEVGHTLKRSVTSSWPIDDKKHIREDSNFDIRIINEKPRSPVSSFTDKKILRSSLTLEVIAGPSRGLCCSRESASTSVLPLTLGRVSPSDLLLKDSEVSGKHANINWNVNSLKWELVDMGSLNGTYLNSLAIHHPDYGSRNWSEPVQLADEDIITLGTSSKISVKLSQYFEHHIPCGVGMVCDPMSARRGGKVLPMEDISFCQCPLPGVEQFGIFGICDGHGGAGAAKAASQMLPDNVASILSRPERRSNVLSLCDASDILRDAYARTEADMSHEYEGCTATLLLIWFDNNRKLFAQCANLGDSACVMNVNGKLIPMTEDHRVTSTTERARFAKLGKPLKESETRLCGLNISRMLGDKFLKEQDDHFSSEPYISQVVAIENSCTAFALMASDGLWDVISMKKAVQFVLQMKQKSNNDDQNSADMIANNVLSEARTLRTKDNTSIIFLDFDALRTDSCITKA, from the exons ATGGGAATGCTGACGATGACCACCGCTACCAACGCCACTAACCCGACCACCGTGTCGTCGATGAGGTCGGAGATGGCAGCGAGCCTCGCAGGCGTCTTCATCCTCatgttcctcttcctcctcctccttttcatcTTGGTCTGCCGCCCCTGGCGCTTCTTCCTGTCTCCCTCCACCTCGGTATCCTCCCCCCGTCTCCCTGCGTCTGCCGTCAAG GCTGATAATCTTGTGAGACCTCTTCTTTCTGATAATGTGGATGGTAACTCTGGTCAAAGCTATGATATGCCTGAAATTTTTCTTGAGGCTTCACGAATTCAAATTAATGAAAATACCACTTGGTCAAAAAAGCAGGGACTTGTTAGTAAAGAGCAGGTCCAATCAGCCGATTTTTGTGCTTCACaaa ATTTTGTCATTACAGGCGATAGTTTGGTACTGGATGTTTCTTACGATGCTTCTCAAGATATTGAAGTTGGTCATACACTTAAGCGTTCGGTGACATCAAGCTGGCCAATTGATGACAAAAAACATATCAGAGAGGATTCTAATTTTGATATTAGAATCATTAATGAGAAGCCTAGAAGTCCAGTTTCTTCTTTCACTGATAAAAAAATTCTGC GAAGCAGCTTGACCTTGGAAGTCATAGCTGGTCCTTCTCGTGGGCTTTGTTGCTCCAGGGAGTCAGCAAGCACTTCTGTGCTTCCCCTAACACTTGGAAGGGTTTCTCCAAGTGATTTACTGTTAAAGGATTCAGAGGTTTCAGGGAAACATGCAAATATAAATTGGAATGTGAAC AGTCTAAAATGGGAACTGGTGGACATGGGTAGCTTGAACGGAACATATTTGAACTCTTTGGCAATTCACCACCCAGATTATGGATCTAGAAATTGGAGTGAGCCTGTTCAGCTTGCAGATGAAGATATTATCACCCTTGGCACTTCTTCTAAAATTTCT GTTAAGCTTTCACAATATTTTGAACATCATATACCTTGTGGAGTTGGTATGGTTTGTGATCCAATGTCTGCACGTCGAGGAGGAAAAGTGCTTCCAATGGAAGATATAAGTTTCTGCCAGTGTCCCCTTCCTGGTGTTGAACAG TTTGGCATTTTTGGTATTTGTGATGGGCATGGTGGAGCTGGAGCTGCCAAAGCTGCAAGCCA GATGCTACCTGACAATGTGGCTTCTATTTTATCTCGTCCTGAAAGGAGATCAAATGTTTTATCCCTTTGTGATGCTTCAGATATTCTGCGAGATGCTTATGCTCGGACTGAAGCTGACATGAGTCATGAGTACGAG GGTTGTACTGCAACGCTTCTTTTGATTTGGTTTGACAATAATAGAAAACTCTTCGCACAGTGCGCAAACTTGGGTGATTCAGCTTGTGTTATGAA TGTTAATGGAAAGCTTATCCCTATGACAGAGGATCATAGGGTAACTAGTACAACTGAACGTGCTCGCTTTGCCAAATTAGGAAAACCATTAAAAGAAAGTGAAACACGCCTTTGTG GATTAAACATCAGCCGAATGCTTGGTGACAAGTTTCTGAAAGAACAAGATGACCACTTCAGTTCAGAGCCGTACATAAGCCAGGTTGTGGCAATTGAGAATTCATGCACAGCATTTGCTTTGATGGCAAG tgaTGGACTGTGGGATGTTATCAGCATGAAAAAGGCAGTGCAGTTTGTCCTTCAG ATGAAACAGAAAAGCAATAATGATGATCAAAACTCGGCAGATATGATAGCAAACAATGTGTTGAGTGAAGCTAGAACCTTAAGAACAAAGGATAACACATCTAttatcttcttagattttgatgcttTGAGAACAGATTCTTGTATTACGAAAGCATGA
- the LOC135679879 gene encoding NAD(P)H-quinone oxidoreductase subunit L, chloroplastic-like isoform X1, with amino-acid sequence MLGIPLSIWSAPPPQASQKMSSSWSFVPPTLQSSFLLPRPQLSPSFHPNFKWNRLSIRKNKLQAPRCVSPKTQSSQLDKFALLLQYGAILAAVEAPSALAVTGNNTEEDLVTTLISGGIVAVFYLFVIPPIIMNWLRLRWYKRKFFETYLQFMCVFIFFPGLMLWAPFLNFRKFPRDPTMEYPWSTPKDDVPLYKSR; translated from the exons ATGCTCGGGATACCGCTATCCATTTGGTCGGCTCCCCCACCTCAAGCCTCTCAGAAGATGAGCAGTTCGTGGAGCTTCGTCCCCCCAACGCTCCAATCCTCGTTCCTCCTTCCCAGGCCGCAACTCTCACCATCTTTTCACCctaatttcaaatggaacagaCTCTCCATTCGCAAAAATAAG CTACAGGCTCCTCGATGCGTCTCTCCAAAAACTCAAAGCTCACAGCTCGACAAGTTCGCTTTGCTTCTCCAGTATGGAGCCATTTTGGCAGCA GTTGAGGCGCCATCGGCATTGGCAGTGACAGGAAACAACACGGAAGAGGATTTGGTGACGACATTGATATCGGGAGGAATCGTTGCGGTCTTTTATCTGTTCGTGATTCCG CCCATCATCATGAACTGGCTGAGGCTGCGATGGTACAAGCGCAAGTTTTTCGAGACGTATCTGCAGTTCATGTGTGTGTTCATCTTCTTTCCTGG GTTGATGTTATGGGCACCATTTCTCAACTTCAGGAAGTTtccgagggatccgacaatggagtATCCTTGGTCTACTCCAAAAGATGATGTCCCCTTGTATAAATCAAGATGA
- the LOC135679879 gene encoding NAD(P)H-quinone oxidoreductase subunit L, chloroplastic-like isoform X2, with product MSSSWSFVPPTLQSSFLLPRPQLSPSFHPNFKWNRLSIRKNKAPRCVSPKTQSSQLDKFALLLQYGAILAAVEAPSALAVTGNNTEEDLVTTLISGGIVAVFYLFVIPPIIMNWLRLRWYKRKFFETYLQFMCVFIFFPGLMLWAPFLNFRKFPRDPTMEYPWSTPKDDVPLYKSR from the exons ATGAGCAGTTCGTGGAGCTTCGTCCCCCCAACGCTCCAATCCTCGTTCCTCCTTCCCAGGCCGCAACTCTCACCATCTTTTCACCctaatttcaaatggaacagaCTCTCCATTCGCAAAAATAAG GCTCCTCGATGCGTCTCTCCAAAAACTCAAAGCTCACAGCTCGACAAGTTCGCTTTGCTTCTCCAGTATGGAGCCATTTTGGCAGCA GTTGAGGCGCCATCGGCATTGGCAGTGACAGGAAACAACACGGAAGAGGATTTGGTGACGACATTGATATCGGGAGGAATCGTTGCGGTCTTTTATCTGTTCGTGATTCCG CCCATCATCATGAACTGGCTGAGGCTGCGATGGTACAAGCGCAAGTTTTTCGAGACGTATCTGCAGTTCATGTGTGTGTTCATCTTCTTTCCTGG GTTGATGTTATGGGCACCATTTCTCAACTTCAGGAAGTTtccgagggatccgacaatggagtATCCTTGGTCTACTCCAAAAGATGATGTCCCCTTGTATAAATCAAGATGA